A stretch of the Panthera uncia isolate 11264 chromosome D1, Puncia_PCG_1.0, whole genome shotgun sequence genome encodes the following:
- the RAB1B gene encoding ras-related protein Rab-1B: MNPEYDYLFKLLLIGDSGVGKSCLLLRFADDTYTESYISTIGVDFKIRTIELDGKTIKLQIWDTAGQERFRTITSSYYRGAHGIIVVYDVTDQESYANVKQWLQEIDRYASENVNKLLVGNKSDLTTKKVVDNTTAKEFADSLGIPFLETSAKNATNVEQAFMTMAAEIKKRMGPGAASGGERPNLKIDSTPVKPAGGGCC; this comes from the exons ATGAACCCCGAATA TGACTACCTGTTTAAGCTGCTTCTGATTGGTGATTCGGGCGTGGGCAAGTCATGCCTGCTTCTGCGGTTTGCT GATGACACATACACAGAGAGCTACATCAGCACTATCGGGGTGGACTTCAAGATCCGAACCATTGAGCTGGATGGCAAAACCATCAAACTTCAGATC TGGGACACAGCTGGTCAGGAACGGTTCCGGACCATCACTTCCAGCTACTACCGGGGGGCTCATGGCATCATTGTGGTGTACGATGTCACCGACCAG GAATCCTACGCCAATGTGAAGCAGTGGCTACAGGAAATTGACCGCTATGCCAGTGAGAACGTCAATAAGCTCCTGGTGGGCAACAAGAGCGACCTCACCACCAAGAAAGTGGTGGATAACACCACAGCCAAG GAGTTTGCAGACTCTCTGGGCATCCCCTTCCTGGAGACGAGTGCCAAGAACGCTACCAATGTCGAGCAGGCATTCATGACCATGGCTGCTGAGATCAAAAAGCGGATGGGGCCTGGGGCAGCCTCAGGGGGTGAGCGGCCCAACCTCAAGATTGACAGCACCCCCGTGAAGCCGGCTGGTGGTGGCTGTTGCTAG
- the CNIH2 gene encoding protein cornichon homolog 2, which translates to MAFTFAAFCYMLTLVLCASLIFFVIWHIIAFDELRTDFKNPIDQGNPARARERLKNIERICCLLRKLVVPEYSIHGLFCLMFLCAAEWVTLGLNIPLLFYHLWRYFHRPADGSEVMYDAVSIMNADILNYCQKESWCKLAFYLLSFFYYLYSMVYTLVSF; encoded by the exons ATGGCGTTCACCTTCGCCGCGTTCTGCTACATGCTCACCCTGGTGCTGTGCGCCTCCCTCATCTTCTTTGTCATCTGGCAC ATCATAGCCTTTGACGAGCTGCGGACCGACTTCAAGAACCCCATCGATCAGGGGAACCCAGCGCGGGCA CGCGAGCGTTTAAAAAACATCGAACGCATCTGCTGCCTCCTGAGGAAG ctggtggTCCCAGAATACTCCATCCACGGCCTCTTCTGTCTGATGTTTCTGTGTGCAGCAGAGTGGGTGACCCTGGGCCTCAACATCCCCCTCCTCTTCTACCACCTCTGGAG GTACTTCCATCGTCCTGCGGATGGCTCCGAGGTCATGTATGATGCGGTCTCCATCATGAATGCTGACATCCTCAACTACTGCCAGAAGGAGTCCTGGTGCAAACTCGCCTTCTACCTGCTCTCCTTCTTCTATTACCTGTACAG TATGGTTTATACGTTGGTGAGTTTCTAA
- the YIF1A gene encoding protein YIF1A isoform X2: MAYHSGYGAHGSKHRARAAPDPPPLFDDTSGGYSSQPGGYPAPGADVAFNVNHLLGDPMANVAMAYGSSIASHGKDMVHKELHRFVSVNKLKYFFAVDTAYVAKKLGLLVFPYTHQNWEVQYSRDMPLPPRQDLNAPDLYIPTMAFITYVLLAGMALGIQKRFSPEVLGLCASTALVWVVMEVLALLLGVYLATVRSDLSTFHLLAYSGYKYVGMILSVLTGLLFGSDGYYVALAWTSSSLMYFIVRSLRTAALGPDTMGGPAPRQRLQLYLTLGAAAFQPLIIYWLTFHLIR; encoded by the exons ATGGCTTATCACTCGGGATACGGAGCCCACG GCTCCAAGCACAGGGCCCGGGCAGCTCCagatccccctcccctcttcgaTGACACAAGCGGTGGTTACTCCAGCCAGCCAGGGGGATACCCAGCCCCAGGAGCCGACGTGGCCTTCAATGTCAACCACTTGCTTGGGGACCCCATGGCCAACGTGGCTATGGCCTATGGCAGCTCCATCGCATCCCATGGGAAGGACATGGTGCACAAGGAG ctgCACCGTTTTGTGTCTGTGAACAAACTCAAGTATTTTTTTGCTGTGGACACAGCCTATGTGGCCAAGAAGTTGGGGCTACTGGTCTTCCCCTATACACACCAG aaCTGGGAAGTGCAGTACAGTCGCGACATGCCTCTGCCACCACGGCAAGATCTCAACGCCCCTGACCTCTATATCCCCA CAATGGCCTTCATCACCTACGTGCTGTTGGCTGGGATGGCACTGGGCATTCAGAAAAG GTTCTCCCCAGAAGTGCTGGGCCTGTGTGCAAGCACGGCGCTGGTGTGGGTCGTGATGGAGGTGCTAGCCCTGCTCCTGGGCGTCTACCTGGCCACCGTGCGCAGTGACCTGAGCACCTTCCACCTGCTAGCCTACAGCGGCTACAAATATGTGGG GATGATCCTCAGTGTGCTCACAGGGCTGCTTTTCGGCAGCGATGGCTACTATGTGGCACTGGCCTGGACTTCGTCTTCACTCATGTACTTCATC GTGCGCTCTTTGCGAACAGCAGCCCTGGGCCCCGACACTATGGGGGGCCCAGCTCCCCGGCAGCGTCTCCAGCTCTACCTGACTCTGGGAGCTGCAGCCTTCCAGCCCCTCATCATATATTGGCTGACCTTCCACCTGATCCGGTGA
- the YIF1A gene encoding protein YIF1A isoform X1 gives MLGIPVTYSSTYKPTGSKHRARAAPDPPPLFDDTSGGYSSQPGGYPAPGADVAFNVNHLLGDPMANVAMAYGSSIASHGKDMVHKELHRFVSVNKLKYFFAVDTAYVAKKLGLLVFPYTHQNWEVQYSRDMPLPPRQDLNAPDLYIPTMAFITYVLLAGMALGIQKRFSPEVLGLCASTALVWVVMEVLALLLGVYLATVRSDLSTFHLLAYSGYKYVGMILSVLTGLLFGSDGYYVALAWTSSSLMYFIVRSLRTAALGPDTMGGPAPRQRLQLYLTLGAAAFQPLIIYWLTFHLIR, from the exons ATGCTTGGTATTCCTGTCACCTACTCTAGTACCTACAAACCCACAGGCTCCAAGCACAGGGCCCGGGCAGCTCCagatccccctcccctcttcgaTGACACAAGCGGTGGTTACTCCAGCCAGCCAGGGGGATACCCAGCCCCAGGAGCCGACGTGGCCTTCAATGTCAACCACTTGCTTGGGGACCCCATGGCCAACGTGGCTATGGCCTATGGCAGCTCCATCGCATCCCATGGGAAGGACATGGTGCACAAGGAG ctgCACCGTTTTGTGTCTGTGAACAAACTCAAGTATTTTTTTGCTGTGGACACAGCCTATGTGGCCAAGAAGTTGGGGCTACTGGTCTTCCCCTATACACACCAG aaCTGGGAAGTGCAGTACAGTCGCGACATGCCTCTGCCACCACGGCAAGATCTCAACGCCCCTGACCTCTATATCCCCA CAATGGCCTTCATCACCTACGTGCTGTTGGCTGGGATGGCACTGGGCATTCAGAAAAG GTTCTCCCCAGAAGTGCTGGGCCTGTGTGCAAGCACGGCGCTGGTGTGGGTCGTGATGGAGGTGCTAGCCCTGCTCCTGGGCGTCTACCTGGCCACCGTGCGCAGTGACCTGAGCACCTTCCACCTGCTAGCCTACAGCGGCTACAAATATGTGGG GATGATCCTCAGTGTGCTCACAGGGCTGCTTTTCGGCAGCGATGGCTACTATGTGGCACTGGCCTGGACTTCGTCTTCACTCATGTACTTCATC GTGCGCTCTTTGCGAACAGCAGCCCTGGGCCCCGACACTATGGGGGGCCCAGCTCCCCGGCAGCGTCTCCAGCTCTACCTGACTCTGGGAGCTGCAGCCTTCCAGCCCCTCATCATATATTGGCTGACCTTCCACCTGATCCGGTGA
- the YIF1A gene encoding protein YIF1A isoform X3: MLGIPVTYSSTYKPTGSKHRARAAPDPPPLFDDTSGGYSSQPGGYPAPGADVAFNVNHLLGDPMANVAMAYGSSIASHGKDMVHKELHRFVSVNKLKYFFAVDTAYVAKKLGLLVFPYTHQNWEVQYSRDMPLPPRQDLNAPDLYIPTMAFITYVLLAGMALGIQKRFSPEVLGLCASTALVWVVMEVLALLLGVYLATVRSDLSTFHLLAYSGYKYVGMILSVLTGLLFGSDGYYVALAWTSSSLMYFILQLSPFF, from the exons ATGCTTGGTATTCCTGTCACCTACTCTAGTACCTACAAACCCACAGGCTCCAAGCACAGGGCCCGGGCAGCTCCagatccccctcccctcttcgaTGACACAAGCGGTGGTTACTCCAGCCAGCCAGGGGGATACCCAGCCCCAGGAGCCGACGTGGCCTTCAATGTCAACCACTTGCTTGGGGACCCCATGGCCAACGTGGCTATGGCCTATGGCAGCTCCATCGCATCCCATGGGAAGGACATGGTGCACAAGGAG ctgCACCGTTTTGTGTCTGTGAACAAACTCAAGTATTTTTTTGCTGTGGACACAGCCTATGTGGCCAAGAAGTTGGGGCTACTGGTCTTCCCCTATACACACCAG aaCTGGGAAGTGCAGTACAGTCGCGACATGCCTCTGCCACCACGGCAAGATCTCAACGCCCCTGACCTCTATATCCCCA CAATGGCCTTCATCACCTACGTGCTGTTGGCTGGGATGGCACTGGGCATTCAGAAAAG GTTCTCCCCAGAAGTGCTGGGCCTGTGTGCAAGCACGGCGCTGGTGTGGGTCGTGATGGAGGTGCTAGCCCTGCTCCTGGGCGTCTACCTGGCCACCGTGCGCAGTGACCTGAGCACCTTCCACCTGCTAGCCTACAGCGGCTACAAATATGTGGG GATGATCCTCAGTGTGCTCACAGGGCTGCTTTTCGGCAGCGATGGCTACTATGTGGCACTGGCCTGGACTTCGTCTTCACTCATGTACTTCATC CTTcagctctctcctttcttctag